ACGCGTCCCTCCCGAGGAAGCCCCATTTCCATCAGCCCAGCAGCCACCTCGTGGGCCTGACGGCGAAATTCGGCAAAGGTCATGGGGAGCCAGGTGTTGGTCTCGTCGTCGGCGCCGGAAGGAGTGAGGAAGGCGATGCGGTTCGGATGGGCATCTGCCTGTCGATCGAGCATCGCCGCGAAGTTCTTGGCCGAGGCCGCCATGAGCTTGCGCTGCAGGGCAAGGGACTCTTCGTCGCTGGTACACCTCATCAGCTCACCTTCTCATCGACCAAAATGACTTCTGCCACGCTATTGCATGGCGCATTGGCCGGTCCCCACAATTCTTGATGGCACTCATGGGTGGGTGTCCACAGGAGTGCACAGAAGAGCATCCCATCCATCGCAGGTAGGATGTTGATCATGTCACAGGGTGGTTCCGGGCGCAGCGATGATGACGATGCCTCGAACACGCCATCAGCGACGTCTTTTGACGATGTCGGGCCGCAGGTCGAGCGGTCAGCAGCTGCCCCCTGGCTGAGCATCGAGCAGCAACGGGTCTGGCGAGCCTGGCTCCTCGGGGCAGCTCGTATCACTGCGCATCTGTCGCAGGATTTGCGGCAGCATGGTCTCGAGTTGTGCGAGTACGAGATCCTTGTCAGTCTTTCGGAGGCCCCCGATCACGCGGTCCGGATGTCTGTGCTTGCCACCGAGGTGCATCAGTCTCGGTCGCGGCTGACTCACGCCATCGAAAGACTCGAGGCTCGCGGACTCGTCGTGCGTGAGCCTGCTGTGCGGGATCGCCGCGGAGTGGTGGCGAGTCTGAGCTCTGAGGGGATGGACCTGCTGCGACAGGCCGCCCCCGACCATGTCCGTGCCGTCCGTCATATTTTCGTCGATCCCATCGACCCGACGGATTTCGCGGCCTTGGGACGGGCCATGAACGCTGTGCTTTCCGTGTCAGACTGAGCCCATGACGGCCACCACGGACATTCTCCAGGACTTTCGCTCAACCCTGAGGGGCTTGGACGCATCTGCTGTGGACACCCTGGACGATTCCCGGCTGGGTCGCGCCTTGTATTCCTCTGATGCTTCGATTTACCGCGTCGTCCCTACCGCGGTCGCCCATCCGCGAAGTACTGATGAGCTGTGTGCCTTGGTGACGGCCGCCTGTCACGTCGGCCTACCCCTCACGACCCGTGGCGCCGGCACGACATGTGCTGGCAATGCCGTGGGAACCGGCCTCATCATCGACACCTCGAAGCACCTCGACCGCATCCTTTCCCTCGATCCAGAATCAGCTACCGCCGTCGTCGAGCCGGGTGTGGTCCAGAACTGCCTCCAGCAGGCCGGGGCTCCCCATCACCTGCGGTTTGGTCCAGACCCCTCCACGTCGACTCGCTGCACCATCGGCGGGATGATCGGGAACAACGCTTGCGGACCGCGGGCTTTGGGGTACGGACGTACCGGAGACAACATCGTCGACCTCGACCTGCTCACTGCTGACGGACGCATAACGTCCCTGCGCCCAGGTGATCTCACCCCCGCCTTCGCGCAACGCCTCGCCGATCTGGCAGACGCGAACCTTGGAACCATCCGAACCGAATTCGCGACCTTCTCCCGCCAAGTTTCCGGCTATTCCATGGAATGGCTTCTGCCCGAACGTGGTCGCAACCTTCCCTCCTTCATCGCCGGCAGTGAGGCCACCCTCGGCATCGTCACGAGGGCGACGGTCCGGCTCGTCCGCGAGGCTCCCTACGGAGTCACGGTGGCGCTGGGCTACCCATCGATGCCCGAGGCCGCCGACGCCGTCACGGCTTTGCTGCCCTTCTCCCCCGTCGCGTGCGAAGGATTTGGGAGACGGATCGTCGACGTGGTCGCCCGGGCAGGACGACCAGTCCCTGACCTTCCACGTGGCGACGGCTGGATGTTCGTGGAGCTTCGCGGCGATGACGAAGCTGAGGTGGCGTCTCGGGCCAAGGACATGGTCTCTGCCAGCGGATGCCTCGATGGCTGGGTGGTCTGCGATCCAGGTCAGGCCTCAGCCCTGTGGAAGATCCGTGCTGACGGTGCAGGATTGGCCGGTGTCAGCCTCGACAAGCCGGCCTGGGCAGGATGGGAGGATTCGGCCGTTCCCGCCGCCGACCTTGGCGCCTACCTCCGAGACTTCGAGTCCTTACTGGAGGACCACGGCCTTCACGGTCTGCCTTACGGCCACTTCGGCGAAGGGTGCCTGCACTGTCGCATCGACTTCCCCCTCGATCAGCCCGACGGCCCCCAGCGTTACCGCTCCTTCATCACCGAGGCGGCACACCTGGTCGCCCAGCATGGCGGCTCGGTCTCCGGAGAGCACGGTGACGGCCGGGCACGCTCGGCCTTGCTGGAGACGATGTACTCCCGCGAGGCTGTGGATCTCTTCGGCAAGGTCAAGGCCATCCTCGACCCGGACAACATGTTCAACCCGGGGATTCTCGTCAACCCTGCCCCGCTCGAGGCCAGTATCCGAACCCACGAGTCGGCTCTTTCCGCGATCACCATCTCCCATCCCGACTTCGCCAGAGAAGTCCATCGCTGCACCGGGGTCGGCAAATGCATCGCCCACACCGCCTCGGGCGGGCTGATGTGCCCCTCGTATCAGGCTTCCGGGCTCGAGGTGGACTCCACCCGGGGCCGGGCCAGCGTGCTCAAGGAGATGGTCAATGGCACTCTCATTGGCGGTTGGGACTCCCCCGAGGTGGAACGGGCCCTCGACCTGTGCATGGCATGCAAGGGGTGCGCTCGTGACTGCCCTACCGGAATCGACATGGCCAGCTACCGCAGCACGGTGCTCAACGAAAAGTACCGGCACCGGCTTCGTCCCCGCTCTCACGTGACCATGGGCCTGCTTCCCCTCTGGGAGCGCCTGATCAACCACATCCCGGGAGCGCCTGCCCTGGCCAACACAGTGCTGTCGGTCCCGGTTTTCGCTCGTCTCGCCCGGTGGACGGCCGGCATCGACCAACGCCGTCCAATTCCCCGGTTCCAGGCCTCGGCACGATTGGCCAGCGGGAACGCAACATCAGCACAGCGCATCGTGGCGGATCAGGAAACTCCGGCCTCGTCTGCTACCGAAACTCCCTCGTCGGCATCACCCTCGCTGACGCGCCACAAGCCAGACAAGGGGGACGTCGTCATCTGGGTGGATTCCTTCTCCGACATGTTGGAAGGCTC
The genomic region above belongs to Cutibacterium equinum and contains:
- a CDS encoding MarR family winged helix-turn-helix transcriptional regulator; the protein is MLIMSQGGSGRSDDDDASNTPSATSFDDVGPQVERSAAAPWLSIEQQRVWRAWLLGAARITAHLSQDLRQHGLELCEYEILVSLSEAPDHAVRMSVLATEVHQSRSRLTHAIERLEARGLVVREPAVRDRRGVVASLSSEGMDLLRQAAPDHVRAVRHIFVDPIDPTDFAALGRAMNAVLSVSD
- a CDS encoding FAD-binding and (Fe-S)-binding domain-containing protein, producing MTATTDILQDFRSTLRGLDASAVDTLDDSRLGRALYSSDASIYRVVPTAVAHPRSTDELCALVTAACHVGLPLTTRGAGTTCAGNAVGTGLIIDTSKHLDRILSLDPESATAVVEPGVVQNCLQQAGAPHHLRFGPDPSTSTRCTIGGMIGNNACGPRALGYGRTGDNIVDLDLLTADGRITSLRPGDLTPAFAQRLADLADANLGTIRTEFATFSRQVSGYSMEWLLPERGRNLPSFIAGSEATLGIVTRATVRLVREAPYGVTVALGYPSMPEAADAVTALLPFSPVACEGFGRRIVDVVARAGRPVPDLPRGDGWMFVELRGDDEAEVASRAKDMVSASGCLDGWVVCDPGQASALWKIRADGAGLAGVSLDKPAWAGWEDSAVPAADLGAYLRDFESLLEDHGLHGLPYGHFGEGCLHCRIDFPLDQPDGPQRYRSFITEAAHLVAQHGGSVSGEHGDGRARSALLETMYSREAVDLFGKVKAILDPDNMFNPGILVNPAPLEASIRTHESALSAITISHPDFAREVHRCTGVGKCIAHTASGGLMCPSYQASGLEVDSTRGRASVLKEMVNGTLIGGWDSPEVERALDLCMACKGCARDCPTGIDMASYRSTVLNEKYRHRLRPRSHVTMGLLPLWERLINHIPGAPALANTVLSVPVFARLARWTAGIDQRRPIPRFQASARLASGNATSAQRIVADQETPASSATETPSSASPSLTRHKPDKGDVVIWVDSFSDMLEGSDLSAVVAVLADAGYHPRVLSDNVCCGLSWITTGQLNGARRRLRAGVAVLAPLADANVPVVGLEPSCTTVWRDDALRLLPDDPRVGRVARNMCTVAELLEAANWTPPSLAGHTVVAQPHCHHASILGFGPDKRLLEAAGARVTVVGGCCGYAGNFGVENGHYDFSVKVAQHDLLPAIDEAGEQAIILADGFSCRRQISDLAGRRALTLSELFASHLPARTPR